The following coding sequences lie in one Mesorhizobium sp. NZP2298 genomic window:
- a CDS encoding CaiB/BaiF CoA transferase family protein — MTDLLSGIRVLDLTNVLAGPYCAYQLALLGADVIKVEGPQGGDLARQLGGSPRLNQAGMGASFLAQNAGKRSVMLDLKTEADRERFLDLVASADALVENFRPGVMDRLGLGYEALKAVRPGLVYCAISGFGQTGPMRDNPAYDQIIQGLSGIMSITGTPETAPLRVGYPVADTLGGLAGAFAIASALVKQKTSGEGAFLDVSMLECTLSALGWPVSNYLTAGVDPKPMGNENMTAAPSGAFRTGDGLLNIAANKQEQFVTLCRLIGRPELALDPRFAERETRKRNRAALKVEIDEALAGASAAAWEETLNHAGVPAGRVLTIPQVLGEPQVLERQVTANFNDVAGMDRPLTVLRGGFMVDGKAPLPTKPPPVLGEHMDEVFAHLPPRAKAKARA, encoded by the coding sequence ATGACTGACCTGCTTTCCGGTATCCGCGTCCTCGACCTGACCAATGTTCTGGCTGGGCCTTATTGTGCCTATCAGCTGGCGCTGCTGGGGGCCGACGTGATCAAGGTCGAGGGGCCGCAAGGCGGCGACCTGGCGCGCCAGCTCGGCGGTTCGCCAAGGCTCAACCAAGCCGGCATGGGCGCCTCGTTCCTGGCTCAGAACGCCGGCAAACGATCCGTCATGCTCGATCTGAAGACAGAAGCCGATCGTGAACGCTTCCTCGACCTTGTCGCCAGTGCGGACGCGCTGGTGGAGAATTTCCGCCCCGGCGTGATGGATCGGCTCGGCCTTGGCTACGAAGCGCTGAAGGCGGTCCGCCCCGGCCTTGTCTATTGCGCGATATCGGGTTTCGGCCAGACCGGTCCGATGCGCGACAATCCCGCCTATGACCAGATCATCCAGGGCCTGTCAGGCATCATGAGCATCACCGGCACGCCCGAAACAGCGCCGCTGCGTGTCGGCTATCCCGTCGCCGATACGCTGGGCGGGCTGGCCGGTGCGTTCGCGATTGCATCGGCGCTGGTCAAGCAGAAGACCTCAGGCGAGGGTGCCTTCCTCGACGTCTCAATGCTCGAATGCACGCTTTCCGCACTCGGCTGGCCGGTGTCGAACTATCTGACGGCCGGGGTCGATCCCAAGCCGATGGGCAATGAGAACATGACGGCAGCACCCTCCGGCGCCTTCCGAACCGGCGACGGGCTGCTCAACATCGCCGCCAACAAGCAGGAGCAGTTCGTAACGCTTTGCCGGCTGATCGGGCGACCAGAGCTGGCCTTGGACCCACGCTTTGCCGAGCGCGAGACACGCAAGCGCAACCGTGCGGCGCTGAAAGTCGAGATCGACGAGGCCCTGGCAGGCGCGTCGGCGGCGGCCTGGGAAGAGACGCTCAATCATGCGGGCGTCCCGGCGGGCAGGGTGCTGACGATCCCGCAAGTGCTGGGCGAACCGCAAGTACTGGAACGGCAGGTGACTGCGAATTTTAACGATGTCGCCGGGATGGACAGACCGCTGACCGTTCTGCGCGGCGGCTTCATGGTCGATGGCAAGGCGCCATTGCCGACAAAGCCGCCACCGGTGCTCGGGGAGCATATGGACGAGGTTTTCGCCCACCTGCCGCCGCGTGCCAAGGCAAAGGCACGGGCATGA
- a CDS encoding tripartite tricarboxylate transporter TctB family protein: protein MSTINQPTASSRLAVPELLVGIGLLACAGAVAWQTLAIPVSPLYSKVGPTVFPYLTMVGLAVLSLLLILAAFRGGWQPEEEKETPTDWKAMGFVVIGLVANLLLIRPLGFTAASVIMFVLVCYGFGSRHTLRDAFTGLVLALAAYFGFARALGVNIGAGFIENQLNTAIDAIIGAFGA, encoded by the coding sequence ATGAGCACCATCAACCAGCCGACGGCGTCCTCGCGCCTTGCCGTGCCCGAATTGCTTGTTGGCATTGGGCTTCTCGCCTGTGCCGGCGCCGTGGCTTGGCAGACGCTGGCGATCCCGGTGTCGCCGCTCTATTCCAAGGTCGGGCCGACCGTCTTTCCCTATCTCACCATGGTTGGTCTGGCGGTGCTCTCGCTGCTGCTCATCCTCGCCGCGTTTCGCGGTGGCTGGCAACCGGAGGAGGAAAAGGAAACGCCGACCGACTGGAAGGCGATGGGCTTCGTCGTCATCGGCCTTGTCGCCAACCTGCTGCTTATCCGGCCGCTCGGCTTCACGGCGGCCTCGGTCATCATGTTCGTTCTCGTCTGCTACGGCTTCGGCAGCAGGCATACGCTGCGTGACGCGTTCACCGGCCTTGTCCTGGCGCTGGCCGCCTATTTCGGTTTCGCCAGGGCGCTCGGCGTCAACATCGGTGCGGGTTTCATCGAGAACCAGCTGAACACGGCGATCGATGCGATCATCGGCGCGTTTGGAGCGTGA
- a CDS encoding citryl-CoA lyase: protein MSSSGKKSGRERGEEWWQTGIIEMSPGVIRLRGYEIQDLIGRANFPAMIWLMLRGELPSEDQAALLGIALGAAVDHGPQAPSIAIARMAATCGVGINSAMASAINVLGDVHGGAGEQALSFYGDIAVAIDGGTVLDEAVSVRVDRFFAEERRYVPGLGHRFHPVDPRAPRLLELTREFAGRGVINGRFADIAEAVEAEVARRKGKKIPLNIDGATAVIYGELGFPPPLTRGLFVLSRSVGILAHTWEQSQQSERNKGPLPREWLWAYTGTPLRPFPGDGEAGG from the coding sequence ATGAGCAGTTCCGGGAAGAAGTCAGGCCGTGAACGCGGCGAGGAATGGTGGCAGACCGGCATCATCGAGATGAGCCCCGGCGTCATTCGGCTGCGCGGCTATGAAATCCAGGACCTGATCGGTCGCGCCAACTTCCCTGCGATGATCTGGCTGATGTTGCGTGGTGAACTGCCCAGCGAGGACCAGGCAGCCTTGCTCGGCATTGCGCTGGGGGCGGCCGTCGATCATGGGCCGCAGGCGCCGTCGATTGCCATTGCCCGCATGGCCGCCACCTGCGGCGTCGGCATCAACAGCGCCATGGCTTCGGCCATCAATGTGCTCGGGGACGTGCATGGCGGCGCGGGCGAACAGGCGCTGTCCTTCTACGGCGATATCGCCGTGGCGATCGATGGCGGGACGGTGCTGGATGAGGCGGTCTCGGTAAGGGTCGACCGGTTCTTCGCCGAGGAAAGAAGGTATGTGCCAGGGCTTGGCCACCGCTTTCACCCGGTCGATCCGCGCGCACCGCGGCTGCTGGAACTGACTCGCGAATTTGCCGGGCGTGGCGTCATCAATGGACGGTTCGCCGACATCGCCGAGGCTGTTGAGGCGGAGGTCGCGCGGCGCAAGGGGAAAAAAATCCCGCTCAATATCGATGGCGCAACGGCTGTTATCTATGGCGAGCTCGGCTTCCCGCCGCCGCTGACGCGGGGACTCTTCGTGCTGTCGCGTTCTGTCGGCATTCTTGCGCATACCTGGGAACAGTCGCAGCAGAGCGAGCGCAACAAGGGGCCGCTGCCGCGCGAATGGCTGTGGGCTTATACTGGAACACCACTGCGGCCGTTTCCGGGAGACGGCGAGGCCGGCGGGTGA
- a CDS encoding tripartite tricarboxylate transporter permease, giving the protein MSTLEQLAHGFSVAFTPVNLLWCLLGTTLGTAIGVLPGLGPALTIALLLPITYQVAPEASFILFAGIYYGAMYGGSTTSILLNTPGESATIVTALEGNKMARSGRGGAALATSAIGSFVAGTLGTLGVAFLAPVVVKFALAFGPAEYFSLMVLAFITVSAVLGSSSVRGLTSLFAGFVIGMIGVDLQTGQPRFTFGTTELLDGVDVIIAAVGLFAVGETLYMASRRYAGKDEIVPLKGSLYMTAAEWGRSWKAWLRGAAIGFPIGAMPAGGAEIPTFLSYAIEKKLSKHKEEFGTVGAIEGVAGPEAANNASAAGVLVPMLTLGLPTSATAAIMLSAFQSYGINPGPLLLTTQANLVWGLIASLFIANVILVILNLPLIGLWVRLLKIPAPQLYAGILVFATVGTYGISQSPIDLVILYLLGAAGFLMRRFDFPTAPVIIGMILGPLAETQFRRAMTISNGDWSVFYKHPLSLTLLTLAFIGLVGPHIWAFIEHRRRRGPEHVPGDA; this is encoded by the coding sequence ATGAGCACGCTCGAACAACTCGCCCACGGCTTCTCGGTCGCCTTCACCCCGGTCAATCTTCTGTGGTGCCTGCTCGGCACCACGCTCGGCACCGCCATCGGCGTGCTGCCAGGCCTGGGGCCGGCGCTCACCATCGCGCTGCTTCTGCCGATCACCTATCAGGTGGCGCCGGAGGCGTCCTTCATCCTGTTCGCCGGCATCTATTACGGCGCCATGTATGGCGGCTCGACAACCTCGATCCTGCTCAACACGCCAGGTGAAAGCGCCACCATCGTCACCGCGCTGGAAGGCAACAAGATGGCGCGGTCCGGCCGTGGCGGTGCCGCACTCGCCACCTCGGCGATCGGCTCCTTCGTCGCCGGTACCCTCGGCACGCTCGGCGTCGCCTTCCTGGCGCCGGTGGTTGTCAAGTTCGCGCTGGCTTTCGGCCCGGCCGAATATTTCTCGCTGATGGTGCTGGCCTTCATCACGGTTTCGGCCGTGCTCGGCTCATCCTCGGTGCGCGGACTCACCAGCCTGTTTGCCGGCTTCGTTATCGGCATGATCGGCGTCGACCTGCAGACCGGCCAGCCGCGGTTCACCTTCGGCACGACAGAACTGCTCGACGGCGTCGACGTCATCATCGCCGCCGTCGGCCTGTTCGCGGTCGGTGAGACGCTCTATATGGCCTCGCGCCGCTATGCCGGAAAGGACGAGATCGTGCCGCTGAAAGGGTCGCTCTACATGACCGCGGCCGAATGGGGCCGCTCATGGAAGGCTTGGCTGCGCGGTGCGGCGATCGGCTTCCCGATCGGCGCCATGCCGGCCGGCGGCGCCGAAATCCCGACCTTTCTGTCCTATGCCATCGAAAAGAAACTGTCGAAGCACAAGGAGGAGTTCGGCACGGTCGGTGCCATCGAGGGCGTCGCCGGTCCCGAGGCCGCCAACAACGCGTCCGCCGCCGGCGTGCTGGTGCCGATGCTGACGCTTGGCCTGCCTACCTCGGCAACGGCCGCGATCATGCTGTCGGCCTTCCAGAGCTACGGCATCAACCCGGGGCCGCTGCTTTTGACGACGCAGGCCAATTTGGTCTGGGGCCTGATCGCCAGCCTGTTCATCGCCAACGTCATCCTCGTCATCCTCAATTTGCCGTTGATCGGGCTGTGGGTGCGGCTGCTGAAGATCCCGGCGCCGCAGCTTTATGCCGGCATACTGGTGTTCGCGACCGTGGGCACTTACGGCATTTCGCAATCGCCCATCGATCTCGTCATCCTCTATTTGCTGGGGGCGGCGGGCTTCCTGATGCGGCGTTTCGATTTCCCGACCGCGCCGGTCATCATCGGCATGATCCTGGGGCCGCTCGCCGAAACCCAGTTCCGCCGGGCAATGACCATCTCTAATGGCGACTGGTCGGTGTTCTACAAGCATCCGCTGTCGCTGACGCTGCTGACGCTCGCCTTCATCGGCCTGGTCGGACCGCATATCTGGGCCTTCATCGAGCATCGCCGTCGGCGTGGTCCAGAGCACGTGCCGGGCGATGCCTGA
- a CDS encoding NUDIX hydrolase, whose amino-acid sequence MAATKKKAVRKAKKGERIRQVAAIPFRRNAHGDIEVMLVTSRTTQRFIVPKGWPMKGKSGRKAATIEAMEEAGVLGKTLKEPAGTYSYWKRLANNFIRVDVIVYLLEVTEELADWQEAKRRQRAWLAPADAAILIDEPDLATLVETLKLPMPASAGRA is encoded by the coding sequence ATGGCAGCCACCAAGAAAAAGGCCGTGCGCAAGGCCAAGAAAGGCGAGCGGATCCGCCAGGTCGCGGCGATCCCCTTTCGGCGGAACGCGCACGGCGACATCGAGGTGATGCTGGTCACATCGCGGACGACGCAGCGCTTCATCGTCCCCAAAGGATGGCCGATGAAAGGCAAGAGTGGCCGCAAGGCAGCCACCATCGAGGCGATGGAAGAGGCCGGCGTGCTCGGCAAGACGTTGAAGGAACCGGCGGGCACCTATTCCTACTGGAAACGGCTGGCCAACAACTTCATTCGCGTCGACGTCATCGTCTATCTGCTCGAAGTGACCGAAGAGCTTGCCGACTGGCAGGAAGCCAAACGGCGGCAACGGGCATGGCTGGCGCCGGCCGACGCGGCAATACTGATCGACGAGCCTGACCTGGCGACGCTGGTGGAGACCTTGAAGCTTCCCATGCCTGCGTCGGCCGGCCGGGCATAG